A genomic window from Chitinophaga pollutisoli includes:
- the gcvP gene encoding aminomethyl-transferring glycine dehydrogenase yields the protein MNLLNTFKHAFIGRHIGPNDAETRAMLEKIGIGSLDELTGKTVPASIRMQHELAIPEGMSEHEYLGMLKDISLKNKVFKNYIGQGYYDTITPSVILRNIFENPGWYTQYTPYQAEISQGRLESLLNFQTMVSDLTGLPIANASLLDESTAAAEAMTMFFNALNKDHDHISRGKFFVDERVMPQTKDVVLTRATPLQIEVVFGNYETVAIDESFFGALVQYPGAEGTVADYRTFIDTVHGAGAYVAMATDLLALTLLTPPGELGADAALGSAQRFGVPLGFGGPHAAFFSTKDEFKRALPGRIIGVSIDAQNQRALRMALQTREQHIKREKATSNICTAQALLANMAAMYAVFHGPEGLKNIALKAALLASALKAKLAAAGVQTVNNGHFDTLTLSVTDAPATHAKAQAAGINFRKVSNTQVGISIDETTSVADVNAILAVFNAGHVTEAEVESAASGIPADLQRTSPFLLHPVFNSHHSETEMMRYIKWLENKDLSLNTSMISLGSCTMKLNAATEMIPLSWSHWSKMHPFAPADQAGGYLQIVQELSDYLCKITAFDACSLQPNSGAQGEYAGLLAIRNYHESRGEAHRNIILIPISAHGTNPASAVMAGYKVVIVKALENGYIDIADLKAKAEQHKDNLAGVMITYPSTYGVYEEGVKEACQIIHDNGGQVYMDGANMNAQVGLTAPGLIGADVCHLNLHKTFAIPHGGGGPGMGPICVAKHLAPFLPGHVDLQTNGSKQAHAVSAAPFGSASILLISYAYIRLLGRTGVKNATEYAILNANYMKARLENAYDILYTGVSGTCAHEFIVDLRPFKASAGVEAEDVAKRLMDYGFHAPTMSFPVPGTIMIEPTESEDKAELDRFCDALLSIREEIRAVEDGKADKANNVLKNAPHTQAVITADEWTRPYGRQQAAFPLDYVKTSKFWPSVSRVNNTFGDRNLICTCEPTSAYAEAEA from the coding sequence ATGAATTTATTGAATACATTCAAGCATGCATTCATTGGCCGCCACATCGGGCCCAATGATGCGGAAACCCGCGCCATGCTCGAAAAGATCGGAATCGGATCGTTGGATGAACTGACGGGCAAAACGGTACCCGCCTCCATCCGGATGCAGCACGAGCTGGCCATTCCTGAAGGGATGAGCGAGCATGAATACCTGGGCATGCTGAAGGATATTTCGCTGAAGAATAAAGTATTCAAGAATTACATCGGCCAGGGTTATTATGACACGATCACGCCGAGCGTGATTTTGCGCAACATATTCGAGAATCCGGGATGGTATACCCAATACACGCCATACCAGGCCGAGATCAGCCAGGGCCGCCTGGAAAGCCTCCTGAATTTCCAGACCATGGTGAGCGACCTCACCGGCCTCCCCATCGCCAACGCCTCGCTGCTCGACGAATCTACCGCCGCAGCGGAAGCGATGACGATGTTCTTCAACGCACTGAACAAGGATCATGATCATATCAGCCGCGGCAAGTTCTTCGTGGACGAGCGCGTGATGCCGCAGACCAAAGACGTGGTGCTTACCCGCGCCACGCCGCTGCAGATCGAGGTGGTTTTCGGTAACTATGAAACCGTGGCCATCGACGAATCGTTCTTCGGTGCGCTGGTGCAATACCCCGGCGCCGAGGGCACCGTGGCCGACTACCGCACTTTCATCGACACCGTACATGGCGCAGGCGCTTATGTTGCCATGGCTACCGATCTGCTGGCGCTGACGCTCCTCACGCCTCCGGGCGAACTGGGAGCAGACGCGGCGCTGGGCAGCGCGCAGCGCTTCGGTGTCCCCCTGGGCTTCGGCGGACCACACGCGGCCTTCTTCTCCACTAAAGATGAATTCAAGCGCGCCCTCCCCGGCCGTATCATCGGTGTGAGCATCGACGCGCAAAACCAGCGCGCCCTCCGCATGGCACTCCAGACCCGCGAGCAGCACATCAAACGCGAAAAAGCGACTTCCAATATCTGTACCGCCCAGGCCCTCCTCGCCAACATGGCCGCCATGTACGCGGTGTTCCATGGGCCGGAAGGACTGAAAAATATCGCCCTCAAAGCCGCCCTGCTGGCCTCCGCGCTGAAAGCAAAACTGGCCGCTGCAGGCGTTCAGACCGTGAATAACGGGCACTTCGACACCCTCACCCTTTCCGTAACCGACGCACCCGCCACCCACGCGAAAGCACAGGCTGCCGGCATCAACTTCCGCAAGGTTTCCAACACCCAGGTAGGCATCTCCATCGACGAAACCACGTCTGTGGCCGATGTAAACGCCATTCTCGCCGTATTCAACGCCGGCCACGTAACCGAAGCCGAAGTGGAAAGCGCCGCCAGCGGCATCCCCGCTGACCTCCAGCGCACCAGCCCCTTCCTGCTGCACCCAGTCTTCAACAGCCACCACAGCGAAACGGAAATGATGCGCTATATCAAATGGCTGGAAAATAAAGACCTGTCGCTCAATACTTCCATGATCTCCCTCGGTTCCTGCACCATGAAACTGAACGCAGCCACCGAAATGATCCCGCTGAGCTGGAGCCACTGGAGCAAAATGCACCCATTCGCCCCCGCCGACCAGGCAGGCGGTTACCTCCAGATCGTACAGGAACTGAGCGATTATCTCTGCAAAATCACCGCGTTCGACGCATGTTCCCTGCAGCCCAACTCCGGCGCCCAGGGCGAATATGCCGGCCTGCTCGCCATCCGCAATTACCACGAAAGCCGTGGCGAAGCACACCGCAATATCATCCTCATCCCCATCTCCGCGCACGGCACCAACCCCGCCTCCGCTGTGATGGCCGGTTATAAGGTAGTGATCGTGAAAGCACTGGAAAACGGTTATATCGATATCGCCGACCTGAAAGCGAAAGCGGAACAACATAAAGACAACCTCGCCGGCGTCATGATCACTTACCCTTCCACCTACGGCGTTTACGAAGAAGGTGTGAAAGAGGCTTGTCAGATCATCCACGACAACGGCGGACAGGTTTATATGGACGGCGCCAACATGAACGCGCAAGTGGGCCTCACCGCCCCTGGCCTCATCGGTGCCGACGTTTGCCACCTGAACCTGCACAAGACCTTCGCCATTCCGCATGGCGGCGGCGGCCCCGGTATGGGCCCCATCTGCGTAGCCAAACACCTCGCACCGTTCCTGCCCGGCCACGTTGACCTGCAGACCAACGGCAGCAAGCAGGCGCACGCGGTATCCGCCGCTCCTTTCGGCAGCGCTTCCATCCTCCTCATCTCTTACGCTTACATCCGCCTCCTGGGCCGTACCGGTGTGAAAAACGCCACGGAATACGCGATCCTCAATGCCAACTACATGAAGGCAAGGCTCGAAAACGCCTACGATATCCTGTATACCGGCGTGAGCGGCACCTGCGCCCACGAATTCATCGTGGACCTCCGCCCCTTCAAAGCCTCCGCAGGCGTTGAAGCGGAAGATGTGGCCAAACGCCTGATGGACTACGGCTTCCACGCGCCCACCATGAGCTTCCCGGTGCCGGGCACCATCATGATCGAGCCTACGGAAAGTGAAGACAAAGCCGAACTGGACCGCTTCTGCGACGCCCTCCTCTCCATCCGCGAAGAAATCCGCGCGGTAGAAGACGGCAAGGCAGACAAAGCCAACAACGTGCTGAAAAACGCGCCCCATACCCAGGCCGTGATCACCGCCGACGAGTGGACGCGCCCCTATGGCCGCCAGCAAGCCGCCTTCCCGCTTGATTATGTGAAAACCAGCAAGTTCTGGCCCTCTGTGTCCCGCGTGAACAACACCTTCGGCGACCGTAACCTCATCTGCACCTGCGAACCTACCAGCGCATACGCAGAAGCCGAAGCTTAA
- a CDS encoding YkgJ family cysteine cluster protein yields the protein MSVSLTDWEKKAKEAQKANKQFLQKMQTRKGKGAEKHLPELHDEAFAQIDCLQCAGCCKTISPRFKTPDIKRISKHLGLRESVFIETYLRLDEDGDYVVKRSPCPFLGPDNYCGIYDVRPGDCHNYPYTDSYDFFKRPNTTLLNSTICPAVYYVLERLKSIIK from the coding sequence ATGTCAGTCAGCCTCACCGATTGGGAGAAAAAAGCAAAGGAAGCGCAGAAAGCCAACAAACAATTCCTCCAGAAAATGCAGACCCGCAAGGGAAAAGGCGCCGAAAAGCACCTGCCGGAACTGCATGACGAGGCGTTTGCGCAAATCGATTGCCTCCAATGCGCCGGCTGCTGCAAAACTATCTCCCCCCGTTTCAAAACCCCTGATATCAAGCGCATCTCCAAACACCTCGGCCTCCGCGAAAGCGTGTTCATCGAAACCTACCTGCGGCTCGATGAAGACGGCGACTACGTTGTAAAACGCAGTCCATGCCCGTTCCTCGGCCCCGACAACTACTGCGGCATCTACGACGTGCGCCCGGGCGACTGCCACAATTATCCCTACACCGACAGCTATGATTTCTTCAAACGCCCCAATACCACGCTGCTGAACAGCACGATCTGCCCCGCCGTGTATTACGTGCTGGAACGGTTGAAATCCATCATTAAATAA
- a CDS encoding MFS transporter: protein MDEPTVPRNDPYASMRNVEFRYFLVIRFALIFALSMQFAIIEWKVYMLTRDPLNLGLIGLAEFIPAFCLALFAGNIVDKKEKRGMVLKCLLGYVIVGTGLFLLTWDDVMKGVPQRWVLFMMYFLVCCGGIIRAFVSPSNFSLLGLLVPRNLYVNATTWSTSAWQIGAIAGPALGGLCIAMFGVHWSMLLVLGCIFVSLFCILQIKRKPVHYKEMGETVKERLTKGLKFVWDTKVLLNAMTLDMFAVLFGGSVAMITIYANDILKVGPEGFGALRAAPAVGAFLTMMALAYRPIVTRPGIKLLAAVFGFGLCIIVFGLSKHFILSMAALFGSGMLDGISVIIRQTILQLKTPDDMRGRVSSVSSIFVGSSNELGSFESGVMARLLGPVGSVVFGGCMTLGVVVTTYIISPAMRKLDLKA, encoded by the coding sequence TTGGACGAACCCACTGTACCCCGGAACGACCCATACGCCTCGATGCGGAATGTGGAATTCAGGTATTTCCTTGTCATCCGTTTTGCGCTGATCTTCGCGCTTTCGATGCAATTCGCCATTATCGAATGGAAGGTGTACATGCTCACCCGCGACCCGCTCAACCTGGGCCTCATTGGCCTGGCCGAGTTCATTCCCGCCTTCTGTCTGGCGCTGTTCGCCGGCAATATCGTAGACAAGAAAGAGAAACGCGGCATGGTGCTGAAGTGCCTGCTGGGCTACGTAATCGTGGGAACGGGGCTGTTCCTCCTGACCTGGGACGATGTGATGAAAGGCGTTCCGCAGCGCTGGGTGCTGTTCATGATGTATTTCCTGGTGTGCTGCGGCGGTATCATCCGCGCGTTCGTGAGCCCGAGCAATTTCTCGCTGCTGGGGTTGCTGGTACCGCGTAACCTTTACGTGAACGCCACTACGTGGAGCACATCGGCCTGGCAGATCGGGGCGATCGCGGGGCCGGCGCTGGGCGGGCTTTGCATCGCGATGTTCGGGGTGCATTGGTCGATGCTGCTGGTACTGGGATGCATTTTCGTGTCGCTGTTCTGCATATTGCAGATCAAACGCAAGCCGGTGCATTACAAAGAGATGGGTGAAACGGTGAAAGAGCGGCTGACGAAAGGGTTGAAATTCGTGTGGGACACGAAAGTGTTGCTCAACGCCATGACGCTGGACATGTTCGCCGTGCTGTTCGGTGGTTCGGTGGCCATGATCACGATATATGCGAACGATATTCTGAAAGTGGGGCCCGAGGGCTTCGGGGCTTTGCGCGCCGCACCGGCGGTGGGGGCCTTTCTGACCATGATGGCGCTGGCTTACCGACCGATTGTGACCCGGCCGGGTATTAAGTTGCTGGCGGCGGTGTTCGGGTTCGGGCTGTGTATCATTGTATTCGGGTTGTCGAAGCATTTTATCCTGTCGATGGCGGCGCTTTTCGGCAGCGGTATGCTGGACGGAATCAGCGTGATCATCCGGCAAACGATCCTCCAGCTCAAGACGCCCGACGACATGCGGGGGCGCGTTTCGTCCGTTAGTTCCATTTTCGTGGGGTCGAGCAACGAGCTGGGATCTTTCGAGAGCGGTGTGATGGCGAGGCTCCTGGGGCCGGTGGGCTCGGTAGTCTTCGGCGGCTGCATGACACTGGGCGTGGTGGTCACCACCTACATCATCTCCCCTGCCATGCGGAAGCTTGACCTGAAAGCGTAA
- a CDS encoding PQQ-dependent sugar dehydrogenase, with product MKLVKLFFTGAMMSCSLLTSAQQARLELVTDQVQSPVCMAVPGDGSHRQFIVQKEGRVWIIRNGKLQSEPFIDVSADMVKVNPSYDERGLLGMAFHPKFKQNGKFYLYFSAPVEKPGKGRNHKSVIAEYRVAKSSGNTADPATKRVVLEFDQPESNHNGGDIVFGPDGMLYIASGDGGGGGDKHGATGNGQDLTNLLGKILRINVDGSPYSVPRDNPFLKSPGAKGEIWAYGLRNPWRISFDKANGRLFAGDVGQNKFEEVDIVTKGGNYGWRIMEGFHEFNVPDGADKSKLIDPIHEYDHSDGISITGGYVYRGKALPALAGRYIFGDYNGKTWTLAQQGGKWTRHDLVFTNKPSGNLQLLSWGQDEAGEIYMLVTIAGASNKGGVYKLVK from the coding sequence ATGAAACTAGTAAAGTTGTTTTTTACAGGCGCCATGATGTCCTGTTCCCTTCTCACTTCCGCCCAACAAGCCCGGTTGGAACTGGTGACCGACCAGGTGCAGTCACCGGTGTGCATGGCCGTTCCGGGCGACGGCTCCCACCGCCAGTTCATCGTCCAGAAAGAAGGCCGCGTCTGGATCATCCGGAACGGCAAACTCCAGTCGGAACCTTTTATCGACGTCAGCGCCGACATGGTGAAAGTCAATCCCTCCTACGACGAACGCGGGCTGCTGGGTATGGCCTTCCATCCCAAATTCAAACAGAACGGCAAATTCTATCTCTATTTCAGCGCTCCAGTTGAGAAACCAGGCAAAGGCCGCAACCACAAATCCGTGATCGCTGAGTACCGCGTGGCGAAATCCTCCGGCAATACAGCCGACCCTGCCACGAAACGCGTAGTACTGGAATTTGATCAGCCGGAAAGCAACCATAACGGCGGCGATATCGTGTTCGGGCCCGACGGTATGCTGTACATCGCTTCGGGCGACGGTGGCGGCGGGGGCGACAAGCACGGCGCCACCGGCAACGGGCAGGACCTGACCAACCTGCTGGGCAAGATTCTCCGCATCAATGTGGACGGATCGCCGTATTCCGTTCCGAGAGACAATCCCTTCCTCAAATCGCCCGGCGCCAAAGGCGAGATCTGGGCCTACGGCCTGCGGAACCCATGGCGCATATCCTTCGACAAGGCGAACGGACGGCTGTTTGCCGGCGATGTGGGGCAGAACAAGTTTGAAGAAGTAGACATCGTCACCAAAGGCGGCAATTACGGCTGGCGGATCATGGAAGGTTTCCATGAGTTCAATGTGCCGGACGGGGCCGACAAGTCGAAGCTCATCGATCCCATTCACGAATACGATCATAGCGACGGCATCAGCATTACCGGTGGCTATGTGTACCGCGGAAAAGCGTTGCCCGCACTGGCCGGGAGGTACATTTTCGGTGATTACAACGGCAAGACCTGGACGCTTGCGCAACAGGGCGGGAAGTGGACGCGCCACGACCTGGTGTTCACCAACAAACCTTCCGGTAACCTGCAGTTGTTGAGCTGGGGGCAGGATGAAGCCGGGGAAATCTACATGCTCGTGACAATCGCGGGCGCCAGCAACAAAGGTGGCGTTTATAAGCTCGTAAAATAG
- a CDS encoding carboxy terminal-processing peptidase, translated as MTLVGQILKEGHYQPKPIDDAFSREVFVKYLKNLDGEKKFFLKSDIDELKKLENHVDDELNGAPLDFFNKSSEIMKKRVVEAATIYPEILAKPFDFTKQEKMDIDPDAIPWPTDEAARVEAWRKALKYRTLEKYADLITIRDKDKSGKTDAQLEAEAREKVKKVYDRYFDRVKNRTKDDDRFSLYVNAITTTMDPHTDYMPPLEKRSFQESMSGRFYGIGAQLREEEGRIKIVSIVTGSPAWKQGQLKADDVIMKVGEGDKEPVDIGGFPVEEAVTHIRGSKGSVVKLTVKSVDGTIKVIPIVRDEIKLDDVFAKSAVINGQHKIGYIYLPEFYADFNDRQGAFSYDDVAEEIRKLKAEKVDGIILDLRFNGGGSLPDVIKMAGLFVPEGTMVQVRNRSGEVQQQRDRDKGVAYDGPLAIMVNEFSASASEIMAAAMQDYKRAVVIGSPSTFGKGTVQRLLDLDAFVKGDIGTSLGGIKLTVQKFYRANGGSTQLKGVESDVVLPSPYYEVGEKKDKDALKWDVVPQAEYTTWQDPVDVAPLKMKSAERVANNEAFKMINENIATLKKLDEQKTYPLDLANYRADQKKNAAALKRYDSVNDKVQPLNISSLKTDLDKIGTDTVKLARNKDWLKARNKDPYLSEAVNVMNDLIMQQSFPKLKNNYTDATKKVPEQK; from the coding sequence ATGACCCTGGTGGGACAGATCCTGAAAGAAGGCCATTACCAGCCCAAACCGATTGATGACGCCTTTTCCCGTGAAGTGTTTGTCAAGTACCTCAAAAACCTCGACGGCGAGAAGAAATTTTTCCTGAAAAGCGATATCGACGAGTTGAAGAAACTGGAAAACCATGTGGACGACGAGCTGAACGGCGCACCGCTGGATTTCTTCAACAAAAGCTCGGAAATCATGAAGAAGCGCGTCGTGGAAGCGGCTACCATCTATCCTGAAATCCTCGCGAAGCCGTTTGATTTCACCAAACAGGAGAAAATGGACATCGACCCGGACGCCATTCCCTGGCCCACCGATGAAGCCGCCCGTGTGGAAGCATGGCGCAAGGCCCTCAAATACCGCACCCTCGAAAAATACGCAGACCTCATCACCATCCGCGATAAAGACAAGAGCGGCAAAACAGACGCCCAGCTCGAAGCCGAAGCCCGCGAAAAAGTGAAGAAGGTGTACGACCGTTATTTCGACCGCGTGAAGAACCGCACGAAAGACGACGACCGTTTCTCGCTCTATGTAAACGCCATCACCACTACCATGGACCCCCACACCGATTACATGCCGCCGCTGGAGAAACGCTCCTTCCAGGAGTCCATGTCCGGCCGCTTTTACGGTATCGGTGCGCAGCTCCGGGAAGAAGAAGGAAGGATTAAGATCGTGAGCATCGTAACCGGCAGCCCCGCCTGGAAACAAGGCCAGCTGAAGGCGGACGACGTGATCATGAAAGTAGGCGAGGGCGATAAGGAACCGGTGGATATCGGCGGTTTCCCTGTCGAAGAAGCCGTGACCCACATCCGTGGCTCCAAAGGTTCCGTAGTGAAACTGACCGTGAAAAGCGTGGACGGTACCATCAAAGTGATCCCCATCGTCCGCGATGAGATCAAGCTCGACGATGTATTCGCAAAATCCGCCGTGATCAACGGGCAACATAAAATCGGGTATATCTATCTGCCCGAGTTCTACGCCGACTTCAACGACCGCCAGGGCGCCTTCTCTTACGACGATGTAGCCGAAGAGATCCGCAAACTGAAAGCCGAGAAAGTAGACGGTATCATCCTCGACCTCCGCTTCAACGGCGGCGGCTCCCTGCCCGATGTGATTAAAATGGCCGGCCTCTTCGTGCCGGAAGGCACGATGGTACAGGTGCGCAACCGCTCCGGCGAAGTGCAGCAACAGCGCGACCGCGATAAAGGCGTGGCTTACGACGGCCCCCTCGCTATCATGGTCAACGAATTCAGCGCCTCTGCTTCCGAAATCATGGCAGCCGCCATGCAAGACTACAAGCGCGCCGTTGTGATCGGCAGCCCCAGCACATTCGGTAAAGGCACCGTGCAACGCCTCCTCGACCTCGACGCGTTCGTGAAAGGAGACATAGGCACCAGCCTCGGCGGCATCAAGCTCACCGTGCAGAAATTCTACCGCGCCAACGGCGGTTCAACCCAGCTCAAAGGCGTGGAATCCGACGTAGTGCTGCCTTCTCCCTACTACGAAGTGGGCGAGAAGAAAGATAAAGATGCGTTGAAATGGGACGTGGTGCCCCAGGCCGAATATACCACCTGGCAGGATCCGGTGGACGTAGCCCCGCTGAAAATGAAATCCGCCGAGCGCGTCGCTAACAACGAAGCCTTCAAAATGATCAACGAGAACATCGCCACCCTCAAGAAGCTGGATGAGCAGAAAACCTATCCGCTGGACCTCGCGAACTACCGCGCCGACCAGAAGAAGAACGCCGCGGCGCTCAAACGCTACGACTCCGTAAACGATAAGGTGCAACCGCTCAATATCTCCAGCCTCAAAACCGACCTCGACAAGATCGGTACCGATACGGTGAAACTCGCCCGCAACAAAGATTGGCTGAAAGCGCGGAACAAAGACCCTTACCTCAGTGAAGCGGTCAATGTTATGAACGACCTCATCATGCAGCAATCGTTCCCCAAGCTGAAAAATAACTATACCGACGCTACGAAGAAAGTTCCCGAACAAAAGTAG
- a CDS encoding LysR substrate-binding domain-containing protein yields the protein MTTVQLEYVVAVDTHRSFVTAAEKCFVTQPTLSMQIQKLEDELGIKLFDRSKLPVVPTEIGSAVIAQARIILKENARIREIIADRKKEVQGTLKVGIIPTLAPYLLPRVLTAFLKKYPKVKLEVWEYSTEQIIQLLRQEQLDCGLLATPLHNQHLEEHPLFYENFVIYAAKSNKLSDKKLVDAADLDAKDIWVLNEGHCMRNQVLNICQDKFGMGEFKNLEYNTGSVETLKRMVELNEGYTILPELSLQDLSAKQLNMVRFFKAPEPVREISLVTHRYFIKQALIEAFRKEILANVPDKMKVRKTRKVIDILLEKP from the coding sequence ATGACTACGGTACAACTGGAATATGTAGTAGCGGTAGATACCCACAGGAGTTTCGTTACCGCCGCGGAAAAATGCTTCGTCACGCAGCCCACGCTCAGCATGCAGATTCAAAAGCTGGAAGATGAGCTGGGCATCAAACTCTTCGACCGGAGCAAGTTGCCGGTGGTGCCTACCGAAATCGGTTCGGCCGTGATCGCGCAGGCCCGCATCATCCTGAAAGAAAACGCCCGCATCCGCGAGATCATCGCCGACCGCAAAAAAGAAGTGCAAGGCACCCTCAAGGTCGGCATCATCCCCACCCTTGCGCCCTACCTCCTCCCGCGCGTGCTCACCGCCTTCCTGAAGAAATACCCGAAAGTCAAGCTGGAAGTCTGGGAATATTCCACCGAACAGATTATCCAGCTGCTGCGGCAGGAACAGCTGGACTGCGGTCTCCTGGCCACGCCGCTCCACAACCAGCACCTGGAAGAGCATCCGCTGTTTTACGAGAACTTCGTCATCTACGCCGCCAAAAGCAACAAGCTCTCCGACAAGAAGCTGGTAGACGCCGCCGACCTCGACGCCAAAGACATCTGGGTGCTCAACGAAGGGCATTGCATGCGCAACCAGGTGCTCAACATCTGCCAGGACAAATTCGGCATGGGCGAGTTCAAGAATCTGGAATACAACACCGGCAGCGTGGAAACCCTCAAGCGCATGGTGGAACTGAACGAGGGGTACACCATTCTCCCCGAACTCAGCCTGCAGGACCTTTCCGCCAAACAGCTGAACATGGTCCGCTTTTTCAAGGCGCCTGAACCCGTCCGCGAAATCAGCCTTGTTACCCACCGGTACTTCATCAAACAGGCGCTCATCGAGGCGTTCCGTAAAGAAATCCTCGCCAATGTGCCCGATAAGATGAAGGTGCGCAAAACCCGCAAGGTGATCGACATCCTGCTGGAAAAACCATAA